From Chaetodon auriga isolate fChaAug3 chromosome 10, fChaAug3.hap1, whole genome shotgun sequence, a single genomic window includes:
- the kcna10a gene encoding potassium voltage-gated channel subfamily A member 10, which yields MEVALVDFESLDLNGSLEDEVDTYADETTALTVDMPPEHSSPGSNYLLRAAQLSSTPSHHSQVPTCMWESTSSSPTPHTQTLGVPQSPTMPTPSRQGRSSCASMISNWKLLLSSEGTKESETIFSRLAKECCEDLFVDKRGLDDGDQKVIINIAGLRFETQLKTLDQFPETLLGDPLKRMDYFDPMRNEYFFDRNRPSFDGILYYYQSGGKIRRPANVPLDVFADEILFYELGSDAMEQFREDEGFIKDVEIPLPDNDVYRQFWLLFEYPESSNAARGVALVSVFVIVISIIIFCLETLPEFRDDTDPIVPTAVQPFNQSRVYTSVKPAGVKPTTFSDPFFIIETACIAWFFFELCVRFLVCPSKKEFFHNLMNMIDIISIIPYFVTVVTEMVTTPQESSGQNMSLAILRIIRLVRVFRIFKLSRHSKGLQILGQTLKASMRELGLLIFFLFIGVILFSSAIYFAEVDEPNTQFVSIPDGFWWAVVTMTTVGYGDMCPITMGGKMVGTLCAIAGVLTIALPVPVIVSNFNYFYHRETEAEDKLPLADAVEQAMNAETSTKEGSNISLNKANGIWQSGKGK from the coding sequence ATGGAGGTTGCCCTGGTAGACTTTGAGAGCCTGGACCTCAACGGCAGCCTGGAGGATGAGGTGGACACCTATGCTGATGAGACCACAGCTCTCACGGTGGACATGCCCCCAGAGCACAGCAGCCCAGGCAGCAACTACCTTCTGCGAGCCGCTCAGCTCTCTTCTACGCCATCCCACCACAGTCAAGTACCCACTTGCATGTGGGAATCCACCTCATCCTCGCCCACaccacatacacagacactcGGAGTACCCCAGTCCCCCACAATGCCAACTCCAAGCAGACAGGGGCGCAGCAGCTGTGCCAGTATGATCTCCAACTGGAAATTGCTGCTAAGCAGCGAGGGCACTAAGGAGAGTGAGACCATCTTCAGCCGGCTTGCAAAGGAGTGCTGTGAGGATCTATTTGTAGATAAACGAGGGCTTGATGATGGAGACCAGAAAGTCATCATCAACATTGCCGGCCTTCGTTTTGAGACCCAGCTCAAAACATTGGACCAGTTTCCAGAGACGCTGCTAGGAGATCCTTTGAAGAGGATGGACTACTTTGATCCAATGAGGAACGAGTACTTCTTTGATCGCAACCGACCCAGCTTTGACGGGATCTTGTATTACTACCAGTCAGGGGGTAAGATCAGACGTCCAGCTAATGTTCCCCTGGATGTGTTTGCAGATGAAATTTTGTTCTATGAGCTTGGAAGTGATGCCATGGAGCAGTTCAGAGAAGATGAAGGATTCATAAAGGACGTTGAGATCCCTCTACCTGATAATGATGTATACAGGCAattctggctgctgtttgaataCCCAGAGAGCTCAAATGCAGCCCGAGGTGTAGCActggtgtctgtttttgttattgtcatatCCATCATTATTTTCTGCTTGGAAACACTGCCAGAATTCAGAGATGACACTGACCCAATTGTGCCCACAGCGGTACAGCCTTTCAACCAATCTAGAGTTTACACTTCTGTGAAGCCTGCTGGTGTAAAGCCCACAACTTTCTCTGATCCCTTCTTCATCATTGAGACCGCCTGCATTGCGTGGTTCTTctttgagctgtgtgtgagatttTTGGTCTGCCCTAGCAAAAAGGAGTTTTTCCACAACCTCATGAACATGATTGACATTATATCAATCATCCCTTATTTTGTTACCGTGGTTACAGAAATGGTCACAACGCCACAAGAGAGCTCAGGACAGAACATGTCTTTGGCCATTCTGCGTATCATCCGACTGGTCAGGGTGTTTCGCATATTCAAACTCTCACGTCACTCCAAGGGGCTGCAGATCCTTGGACAGACGCTGAAGGCCAGCATGCGTGAGCTTGGTTtgctcatcttcttcctcttcatcggAGTCATCCTCTTCTCCAGTGCTATCTACTTTGCCGAGGTAGACGAGCCTAACACACAGTTTGTCAGCATACCTGATGGCTTCTGGTGGGCTGTGGTCACCATGACCACTGTTGGCTACGGGGATATGTGTCCCATTACCATGGGGGGTAAAATGGTGGGCACCTTGTGTGCCATCGCAGGTGTGCTGACCATTGCTTTGCCCGTTCCCGTCATTGTTTCCAACTTCAACTACTTCTACCACAGAGAGACGGAAGCAGAGGACAAGTTGCCCTTGGCAGATGCTGTTGAACAAGCCATGAATGCTGAGACAAGTACCAAAGAAGGTAGCAACATCTCACTCAATAAAGCCAATGGCATCTGGCAGAGTGGTAAAGGGAAATAA